AGCCAGAATCACAACTGGTATCACCGCATATGATGTAAGCAGATAGAAGAACACAACCGTGGCCCCCATCCAGATACCCAAACAAGCTGGACAACCAAGCAAATCTGCCAGCGTACGTCTAGGGCCAGTGGTAGGTTTTACCAACTCAAAACCTCTACCCACCTTCTTCAAATCCCAGAACTGTTCGCGAAAAAAACGCATGATTATGTCATAAGCAAAGAGCCGGATTAGTCGCCAAGTTGCTAATGTCATTAAAACATAATCAATCGGCTTAAGTTCCTCCTCCAAAAAACGTGACTCCGTTTGGAGTATAATTATCCCCATCACCACCAGTGCTAAAAAGAAAATGGAGAAAACAAAATTCCAAAAGTACTGATCAGTAATACGTATCATATACACCAATATTATACACTAGCCCCAACTACCATGATAAAAAATAAAGTCCCAGCAATCACTACCGCAAAACTGATCAGGAATTTATAAAATGTTTTATTGAACATTTGTTTATTATACACCACTCATACACAACCACGTTACAACAAACACTCAGTCAAGTAATAAACCAAGGGTAACCCTAGGCAAGTCTGCCTAGGGTTACCCTTGGTAAGTAATTTAATTACCCTTAAAATGCAAATAGATTGTCTTTGTAATTCAACCACTCAAACAACTCTTCCTTTATATTATCTTTTGTTTCAAAGTATTCCGGAAAAGAATCAGGATTTAAGATCATTTTTTCCGGTCTAGTGCTTCCTAAATAATCCTGCAAACTAGAATACTGAAAAGACGCACAAAAATCATATGATTTTTGTGCGTCTTTTATCCCCTCCTCTTTCCAAGTTGAGTCTATCAACTTTACCGGATTTAAATGGATATAAGCATATAGATATTTTAAATATTCATCTGTATCAGTATGTTCTGCTTTAAAAGTACCCTGAAATAATGATCCGCTTCGATTATTTTTCTTATTGAAATACATTGAGTAACCAGTTGCTAACTTTTTCATAAAAGCAGTTACCCCACCATCAACCATTGGTGTTATCAAAATATGAAAATGATTAGGCATAAGACAATAAGCTCCGATGGATACAAGTTTGTTTTTACGATCAAATTCGTACACAGAAGCAAATCGTTCGCGAATGTCCCTGACACTAATATGAAGTGCTGAGTTTGAAAGAAACATAAGTTCTGTAAATCTGTTGTAATCTTGTGAGTCTAAGAAAATTGTACGCTTATCTACTCCTCGGTTGTAAACATGATAAAATTCATTTTCAACAAAACCTATAGTTCTTGTACTCATTACTAAATAATATAGCATGTCATCAAACCTACCCCGAGGAAAGACCTCGGGGTAGGTTTGGTTGGTTTGGTTAAACACACAACAAAACCCCGCTTATTAAGCGGGGTTTTGTCTGGTTTAGACTGAACTTTTACATTCACCTTTACCTATCTAGTCAATTAACTAGTTAGTGATTAGGTATGTATTAGTTTCAAAGTCTTCCTCTGGCAGAGTTGAATCTGTCTGAGTAGGTGTTGCAGCAGAAGTGTCGTTAAATCCAACTGAAAGGATTTGTGCACGGAACTGTCCGCTAGCTACTGGGTCGTAGGTAACTGTCAACTTAAGTTTTGCAGTATCACCTTCTGAGATGTGTACATAGTTTCCTTCAATAGTACCACCGCTTACGCGCTGTACAGATTGAGTAACTGTACCAGTTGCAACAGAGGCACCAGTATCATCTTCAATTTCGTAAGCAATACCTACTGTAGATGAAGCATTTCGGGTTGCTGTAAGAGGAACCCAAGCATCCTCACCAAAAGCAGTGACCTCTAACTCTACTACGTAACTACCGTAATTCTTAGTAGAGTCATTAGCATCAACTGTTTGTGTTGATGGTGACTTGTCGTCTGACATAATGGTATCAATTCCAGATGTTCGTAGTGTATGAGTATCACCAGCAGCTGATCCTCGTAACTGATCTGGAGCTGTGTTGTCAAGATCATCTCCACCTTCTGCTACGTTAGCATCAGCGTTAGCTGAAGTAACTTCAGCCATAACTGTAGTACCTTCTAGAGCTACAGCTAGAGAGTTGAACTTAAGCTTAAGCGCTGCTTCAACACGATCACCAGCATCAATAGTAACATCCTTATCAACATTGAAGTTCAATGTTGCTGTCGCTGTACCACCGTTGGTAACAGTAACATCATCGATAGTTGTACCGTCAATAACAAGTTCTGCATCGTCAACGATAGTGTTGTAAGTTGTTGAACTAACAGCAACAGTTACGTAGATGTTATCAAGTGCAATATCATTTACAGAATCATCTGTGTCGAGGTCGAAGATAAATACTTCGTACCAGTCTGAATCAGCATCATCCTCTACTTCAAAAGTAGTGCTTGTTGGATCATTAGCTGAAGTCTTTACGATAAGCTCGTCATCATTTCCAGCTTCCTCTAGTGTAAAGTTCTCATTAACACCAAAGTCTTGTCCTGAGTTCTCAGTTGTTGAAACATCGTCAGCATCGAAGAAGCGAAGTGCTTCCATTGAAACATTCCATGTAGTCAATTCAGCTGCATCAAGGTTGTTTTGAACTGATCCAGCTAGTACAACATCGAACCGATCGTCCTCTGCACCGAAGATATCAAGACCGCTGAAACGGAATGTTCCAAGATCCTCATCTAGGTAATCATCTTCATTATCAGCATCCTCCTCAGCCACTTTCTCACCATCTACCCATAGAGATAGAGTATCAAAAGCGTCCCAAGGCTTAACTGTGTTTGTGTTTGATTGACCATCAGCTAAAAGCTGTACATCAATACGACTGATCAAAGCGTCACCGTCTGTGAATTCTAACTCAAATTCAGCTAGCTCAGCATCCTCTGAACCCTCTTCGATAGTATCATCAGCAGCGCTGTTGATGTTGAAGGTGTCAAGTGAAGCCTCTCCTGAAAGAGTTGTATCCTCTTCCTCCTCCTCATCCATGTCTTCGTCTTCATCCATGTCTTCGTCTTCGTCATCCGCTACTGGAGGAACAACTACTGTGTTAAGAGCGTTAGCCTTATTGCGAGTAGATGGACCAAAGTATCCAGTTGGATTAACTAGACCAGCTGGAGAAAGAATCTCTGAGCGGTACTTAACTTGGAACTTAGATACTGCAGCTGCTGTAGCAGGACCGTAGTATTCAGTTTCCATTCCAGCAGATCCTACAGAACCAGCTGCTGCTACGCGAGTATCAGGGTCAGCGTTTAGGAACTTCTGTAGCTCCATTACATCTGCACCTGTTGAACCTGTTGAAAGGTCACGAGTCCAAGTGAAACCACTAGCTGTAGTAGAACCACCTTGACCAACTTGTGCTTGCAAAGAAGCAATCTGTGCTAGTAAATCATTAATCATCTTTTGCAAGTCTTCAGCTGACTGTGCCTGCGCAGCAGGAGCGTAAGCTGAGAAGATCATTGCGAGTGCCACAAGAGCCACACCGGCCTTTGCAGCGATATCTTTTACAATAGTCATAAATATAATTAAATAATATTTTTGCGTGGGGTTAGCACGCACGCACTCAATTTAATGAGCAGTTAATTTGATAACGACTGATAATATGAATTAATTCATATTTCGTAGACGGTTTATCACGTCATCTACGCAATATCACTAACTCCAGACTAACGGATATTTTATTTATCCCTCAGGCCAGAGGTTAGCTGCAATACAAGTCTGAGTTTCAATCATTAGCCACCAATACGGAATCAAGTTAGTCAGAAACGTGTGTACTTGAATATTATAAGGAATAATAATGTACGTGACACACAAACGTTTTGTAAGATTAGATATATAAAAATTATGCAGCCTCCTACACAACCCTGCTTAACTAAAAACTATCAAAATTCAAGACTCTGAAATTTAGTCAGCACGTCTCTCAAAGAACATTCATACCTTATGTACTATTTCAAAAAAATGCTTGGTAAATTGTAGTCTATACAATACCCGAATGACACTTCCAGAAAAAGCGCACATAAGCGCATAAGAAATAGTATATCAGTTTCTTATACATTTACTGTAAGGTTTAAACATTCCCATGTGGATTATTTGCAGAAACTATTAAAAGAAAGTTTATGCATATAAAAAATCTGTTTAAACTATTGACTTACAGCTGACACGATACGTCAAAGTATAAAAAACGTCAACGAAAACTACTCTTCCTGTCTGCGTATGATGACGACCAATACTACCTCATCTTACCAAAGAAAAAACACTAAAAAACAAAAAAAGCTAAGTGACAAGACCTTCTTCATGTGGAGTCAAAAACGGTCAAGGGTAACCCTAGGCAAGCTTACCTAGGGTTACCCTTGACCGTTTTTATTGTCCTAAAGAAGTTATCTAAATAAGTCCAGCCTATAGGATATAGTTAAGTGTGTATTGGAGTAAGCTGTCCTTATTATCGCGTGACTTTTTGTCCGTTATTTAATAACTGAATATTTAGACCATCTCCTCTCTCCTTGTCTTATTACTTGTCCTTTGTCTATTAAAGAATTGAGTTCGCGCTGAATGGTCTTCTCACTCACGTCTGTTATTACTTCTGCTATGTCTTTTATTGTCGCTTCAGGCTTTGCCTCTAAGACTGTCTTTATGCGCGTAGCCCGGTCAACCAATTGACTGTAAACCATATGAGCATCTGAACTTATATCACCCTTGGGTATAGACACTCGAGAGGGTCTAGCAACTGAAGCGGAACGCATCGTCATAGATCGTTCGGTTGCCACCGGGGGAGTCTTAGGTCCATCCTCCTGTAGAGAAAGTGGGGTCTTATTGACGTAGTGATTCTTAATGTAACGCTGTACCAGATCAAGCTCAGTCAGTAGCATAGTGAGAACATCGTCAGTTATTATTCGGGCAGCGTTGGCAATTCTAAGGACACCTTCTAGAGACACTAGAGTTTGCTGAAAGATAAAGACCCTATCCTTGGCTTCGTACTCATAAAAAGACAGCGTGGTCAGCGACTCTTCATATACGTTCATAGCTCTGTCACTTAGTGTCTTTATATGAAAGTCTGACCTTTCGTCTTTTTCTATATGAGACAGTATGTAGAAAATGACTGACACGATTTTTTCTGTCCTTTTAAAAACATTACCATAGTAATCATTATCTGCAGCTAGTCTTTTTGTTGCATAAAGTTTGTCTTTGTCCATAACGTCTTTTTTCTATTTGTGTCTGTTAACCATCTGTCTTTTGTGTCTGTTATCTTCTGTTTAGGACACCTTCTTCGTCCTTACTACTATAAAGACATTTTGTTCTTTGGCAAGGTTTTTTTGTCTTGTCTTTAAGGAATTTTATTGCCTGTTTTTTCTCTTTTTTGCCGATTAAAACCAAAAGATATTCGTGGTTTCATGTTATTATTGGCGTATTCAAAGTTTAGAGTTTTTATTTTTGTTATGTCTAGGAAAAAGAAAAATACTGTCGAAAAAACACCAATGTTTGATGATTTGTCGCCACAGACAAAACAGGCAATTGGAGCTGTAGTAATTGGAATTCTGGGAATCTTTTTTCTCCTTTCTTTACTTGGTTTCGCTGGTCGAGTTGGCGGTTTCAGTGAATTAGCTTTGACCAAACTATTTGGTACCGGGGCCTGGCTGGCACCCATCGCTTGTGGCTTTTACATGTTTGCCATGATGCGTCCACGAGAGGATGAGCGGGTCAGTACTTCTAAAATTCTTGGCATCTCACTTATGTTCCTTTCCCTACTAGCCTTACTCGAGCTCTATCAAGAAAATTTAGGCGGCTTGGCCGGCTTGGCCCTCAGTTACCCCCTATCTTTTCTGGTTGGCAATGTAGTAACTGGAATCCTCCTAGCTGGTTTTGTTTTGATTGGCATCTTCCTTACTTTCAACACTGGTCTCTCAATGCCAAAATTTGGTAAAAAAGACACCACTGGTCTTGAGGATATAGACGAAGATTTTGATCTAGAAGAACTCGACATACCAGAAGTTGAAGAAGCTAACGCCAGAAACGAAGAGTCTGGTAGCGGTGAAGACGACGATGAGACTGCTACTAAGAAAGGTCTACAATCCCTGACCAACAAAGTCAAAGAGACCCTAACCAAAGACGGAGACATGATGGTAAAGCACTTTAGTGGTCCTTATATCCCCCCTTCGCTGTCCCTCTTAAACAAAGACAAGGGTAAGGCGGTAGCTGGCGACGTGAAGGCCAACTCTCTCACGATAAAACGTACCCTTAAGGAATTCGGTATCAATGTCGAAATGGATGCAGTCGAAAGTGGACCTGCCATCACCCGCTACTCCTTAAAGCCAGCTCAAGGTGTGCGAATCTCGCGTATCGTAGCTTTGCAACAAGAGCTACAGCTAGCACTTAAGGCCAGCACCATTCGTATAGAAGCTCCAATACCAGGTAAGTCATTGGTCGGTATTGAAGTACCTAATTCTGTTCGCTCAACCGTTGGTCTAGCCTCTATCTTGCGTAACCCAGAATACACCGACTCACCACGACCATTGCTTGTAGCACTCGGTAAAGACGTGGCCGGAGGGGTTCACTTCGCCAACATCGCTCGTATGCCCCACGCCCTAATCGCCGGTACAACCGGATCAGGTAAGTCGGTCACGATACATAATATTATTGTGTCGCTACTGTTTAGAAATTCACCAGACCAGCTTCGCTTTATTCTGGTAGACCCAAAGCGAGTGGAACTTACTCTATATAACGGAATCCCTCACCTCCTAACTCCGGTTATCACTGAACCGAAAAAGGCACTAAAATCTCTAAGTTGGGCAGTGAAAGAAATGGCTAGACGTTATGACATCTTGCAAGCCGAAGGTATACAAGGTCTTGATCTCTATCACAGCCAAGTCTATCAGCCGGCCAAGGAAGAATGGGAAGCTAACGGCAGTCCAGAGGAAGAGCGTGACAACCTACCTGAACCGCTACCTTATATTGTGATCATTCTTGATGAGCTCAACGACCTAATGCAAGCCTACCCACGCGAGCTAGAAGCTCTGATTGTACGACTAGCGCAAATGAGCCGCGCAGTTGGTATACACTTACTTTTGGCTACCCAAAGACCATCGGTGAACGTAATTACCGGTACCATTAAGGCCAATATTCCAACCCGTATTGCCCTCAATGTAGCTTCTCAAATTGACTCTCGCACTATTATTGATCAAATGGGAGCTGAAAAACTGCTCGGACAAGGTGACATGCTCTATCTATCCTCCGACAGTCCAAGACTAATCCGTATTCAGTCTGCTTTTATTTCGGGTGATGAAATCAAAAAGGTTGTCTCCTACCTAAAAGCTCAAGATGCGGACACTCTCGATACCATCGACTTTGAAGAAACAAAAGATGGTAACGCTAACTCCTTTATGGCTTCAATCGACGGAGAAAGCGACGACGAGGAAGACGAGCTGTTTGATGACGCTAAGCAAGCGGTTCTAGAGGCTGGAAAGGCTTCTACCTCATACCTACAAAGAAAGCTCCGCATTGGCTACTCTAGAGCAGCGCGGCTAATTGATATTCTTGAAGAAAGAGGAATTATCGGTCCAGCTGACGGTTCCAGACCGCGCGAAATACTTCTTGGTAAAGAAGAGGAGGCTGACGATGAAGAGAAAGAGGATCACTCGACCCACCAATAATAGTTTGGAATAATACAACTATGCCAGATTTTCCCCAGACGCTAGCACTAAGAAGTATTCTCAAGGTGTTAATAGTAGTTTTTTTTACCACTGTATTTGCGTCTTATGTTTTGTTCCAGGCCAGATTTGTTATTGCCGGACCGCAAATAACCCTGACTGAAGAACCAACTACTCAACATAACACCAGAGTGGTAGAATTAGTCGGTACAACTAAGAATATTACCCATCTCTGGCTCAATGATCGACCTATTTTCACTGACGAAACAGGTAGATTTGACGAGACATTGGTACTAGAAAACGGATACACTATAGCCACCCTGCGTGCCAAAGACAGATACGGAAGAGAAACAGAGTTGGTCAGATCATTTGTTTATACACCCGTTTCATTTATTCAATAATAATTAATAATTAACATTATGGTAAAGAAAAAGACGACAAAGAAAGTAAAGGAGGTAGCCACTGCTGAAACGGAAGAGCGAGGAGTTTCAAGTATTGCTGAAACCCTACGAGCCATTAAAACAAAGTTTGGTGACGAAGCCATCATGACACTGGACGAAAGCAAGAAAGTAGATATTGATGCAGTCCCAACCGGATCAATCGGCTTAGATGATGCCCTTGGTATCGGCGGTTTTCCACGCGGCCGAATTATTGAAATCTTTGGCCCTGAATCATCTGGTAAAACTACCCTATCTCTGCATGCAGTAGCCGAAGCACAGAAAATGAACGGTATCTGCGCCTTCATTGATGCTGAACACGCCATGGATCCGGAATATGCAAGAAATATCGGTGTAAAACTGGATGAACTTCTTATTTCACAACCAGATAACGGTGAACAAGCCTTGGAGATCGTAGAGTCGTTGGTTCGCTCTGGTAAGATAGACGTTATTGTAATTGACTCAGTCGCTGCCCTAACCCCCCGTGATGAAATAGAAGGAGAAATGGGAGCACACCATGTTGGTAAGCAGGCTCGTCTGATGAGTCAGGCCCTGCGTAAACTTACCGGTATCGTAGCCAAAAGTAAGACAGTAGTAATCTTTATTAACCAAATTCGCATGCAGGTAGGAGTGATGTTTGGTAACCCAGAAACCACTCCCGGTGGAAAAGCTCTTAAATTCTACACTTCCGTCCGTCTAGACATAAGGCGTATAGCCCAAATCAAAAAAGGTGAAGAAGTGGTTGGTGGTAGACACCGCGTAAAAGTGGTCAAAAATAAGGTCGCTTCCCCTTTCCGCACCACTGAATTTGACTTAATTTACGGTGAAGGTATTTCTCGTGAAGGTGAACTATTGGCTCTGGGAGAAAAATACAAGCTAATCAAAAAAGCTGGAGCATCATATACTTATATACCACCAGGTGGCGACGAAAGCGCAGAAGTGAAACTAGGTCGCGGCTATGATGCAGCCAGAACCAGCTTGCGTGAAGACAAAAAAGTACAAAAAGAACTACTTGGCCATATTAGAAAAGCACTGAAAGAAGAAGCGGCGGCTTAAAGTGGTGGGTTTTTAAATGGCCGGGCCGTGGCCGCGACCGGCCTTTTATAAACCACCACTTTACCCTCTTAATACCCTGAAAACTCCTCAAACCTTATAGAATCTGGGTCAACCTTAGCTTCTAAAAGCATTGACCGCATAGCCTGCACCATGCCCTGCGGCCCCGCCATATAATAAATAGCCTTATCAGTATCTGGTACATGACGCTTGACCATCGGCCAGTCAATATAACCCCGCTCGCCTGACCAGTCATCAGACTCGTCCAACTTAGTCATGGTGGGTATAAAATTTAGATTTAGAGCTTTTGAATTAGAAAGGTCGCTAAGCTCGGACAAAAAAGGGGCATCCTTGGGTTCGTTATTAGAATAGAATAAATATAGTTTGTGCGGTTTCTGGTTACTTTTAGCCTCTTTAATCATGCTCATAAAGGGAGTGATTCCAATTCCGCCAACTAAAAAAACGGCTGATTTTTGTTCGTTTTGATGTAAAGCGAAAGAACCATAAGGCCCTTCTATCTCAACCAGATCGTCTGGAAGTAAATCATTTAAGGTATTTTTATAATCTGATCCGCGCATCCTAGTCGCTATCGCCAGGTCAGACTCAACCGGCTCTGTCACCAAAGAAAAAGTGTGAGCGTTGGATCCAGTTAACTTTGGTAAAATCAAGTCTATAGTTTGACCAGCTTGGTATTGAAAATTTTCCGGTTTTTCAAAACGAAATAGTCTGGTACCCGCAGCGACTTCTTCTGCGCCTTTGAATTTAACCTGGTATTTAGCTGCCATAACGTAATTAATGTCGTAATTAAAAAATAGTGTTATTAGCAACACGTTTGTTAAGCGTATTGCATTGGACTGGGACTGATTTTACCACGAAAGCGCAGACTGAGTAAGGAGAAGATTATCAGGCCAAGGGTTAGAAGTGTCAAAAATTCACCATGCTCTACAGCTTGAATAAAAGTCTGCCAAATATAAGCTGGTAGCAATCCTAATTGTACGCTAAGTAAATTGGTCCAGATATCAGGCAAAGACACCAGACTGACAAATAAAGCGCTGCTGACCCCAAAAATAAAGCCCAACGAAGTATAAAAATTAGTAGAAATACTGACCAAGTAACTATACCAAACCCGTTTCATAACTACACTTCTTATTTTTGTATTGGTGTTTTCCATAGATTATTACTTTATTTATACTATATAACTAAACAATAAGCCCCTTAGGTTACATCAACCCCTCTATCTCCTCCTCTCGACTTTCCCTTCGAAACGCAATCTTAGCGCGATAAATTCGTACCTTGATAGTACCTACACTTTCTTTGGTGTGCTTGGCAATGTCCGCATGAGACCACCGCTCCAAATAATGCAAGCGCAAAACCTGAGCAAAGTGACCAGGTAACCTGGATAATATGCGCTCTACCCCGTCTTTTTTTTCGGACAAAGCACCATGCTCCT
Above is a genomic segment from Candidatus Nomurabacteria bacterium containing:
- the recA gene encoding recombinase RecA, which translates into the protein MVKKKTTKKVKEVATAETEERGVSSIAETLRAIKTKFGDEAIMTLDESKKVDIDAVPTGSIGLDDALGIGGFPRGRIIEIFGPESSGKTTLSLHAVAEAQKMNGICAFIDAEHAMDPEYARNIGVKLDELLISQPDNGEQALEIVESLVRSGKIDVIVIDSVAALTPRDEIEGEMGAHHVGKQARLMSQALRKLTGIVAKSKTVVIFINQIRMQVGVMFGNPETTPGGKALKFYTSVRLDIRRIAQIKKGEEVVGGRHRVKVVKNKVASPFRTTEFDLIYGEGISREGELLALGEKYKLIKKAGASYTYIPPGGDESAEVKLGRGYDAARTSLREDKKVQKELLGHIRKALKEEAAA
- a CDS encoding DNA translocase FtsK 4TM domain-containing protein, which codes for MSRKKKNTVEKTPMFDDLSPQTKQAIGAVVIGILGIFFLLSLLGFAGRVGGFSELALTKLFGTGAWLAPIACGFYMFAMMRPREDERVSTSKILGISLMFLSLLALLELYQENLGGLAGLALSYPLSFLVGNVVTGILLAGFVLIGIFLTFNTGLSMPKFGKKDTTGLEDIDEDFDLEELDIPEVEEANARNEESGSGEDDDETATKKGLQSLTNKVKETLTKDGDMMVKHFSGPYIPPSLSLLNKDKGKAVAGDVKANSLTIKRTLKEFGINVEMDAVESGPAITRYSLKPAQGVRISRIVALQQELQLALKASTIRIEAPIPGKSLVGIEVPNSVRSTVGLASILRNPEYTDSPRPLLVALGKDVAGGVHFANIARMPHALIAGTTGSGKSVTIHNIIVSLLFRNSPDQLRFILVDPKRVELTLYNGIPHLLTPVITEPKKALKSLSWAVKEMARRYDILQAEGIQGLDLYHSQVYQPAKEEWEANGSPEEERDNLPEPLPYIVIILDELNDLMQAYPRELEALIVRLAQMSRAVGIHLLLATQRPSVNVITGTIKANIPTRIALNVASQIDSRTIIDQMGAEKLLGQGDMLYLSSDSPRLIRIQSAFISGDEIKKVVSYLKAQDADTLDTIDFEETKDGNANSFMASIDGESDDEEDELFDDAKQAVLEAGKASTSYLQRKLRIGYSRAARLIDILEERGIIGPADGSRPREILLGKEEEADDEEKEDHSTHQ
- a CDS encoding transposase; amino-acid sequence: MSTRTIGFVENEFYHVYNRGVDKRTIFLDSQDYNRFTELMFLSNSALHISVRDIRERFASVYEFDRKNKLVSIGAYCLMPNHFHILITPMVDGGVTAFMKKLATGYSMYFNKKNNRSGSLFQGTFKAEHTDTDEYLKYLYAYIHLNPVKLIDSTWKEEGIKDAQKSYDFCASFQYSSLQDYLGSTRPEKMILNPDSFPEYFETKDNIKEELFEWLNYKDNLFAF
- a CDS encoding DUF1360 domain-containing protein; translated protein: MIRITDQYFWNFVFSIFFLALVVMGIIILQTESRFLEEELKPIDYVLMTLATWRLIRLFAYDIIMRFFREQFWDLKKVGRGFELVKPTTGPRRTLADLLGCPACLGIWMGATVVFFYLLTSYAVIPVVILAVSAVATFLQNVGTLVGNSAEYLDKKNKE
- a CDS encoding FAD-dependent oxidoreductase, which gives rise to MAAKYQVKFKGAEEVAAGTRLFRFEKPENFQYQAGQTIDLILPKLTGSNAHTFSLVTEPVESDLAIATRMRGSDYKNTLNDLLPDDLVEIEGPYGSFALHQNEQKSAVFLVGGIGITPFMSMIKEAKSNQKPHKLYLFYSNNEPKDAPFLSELSDLSNSKALNLNFIPTMTKLDESDDWSGERGYIDWPMVKRHVPDTDKAIYYMAGPQGMVQAMRSMLLEAKVDPDSIRFEEFSGY
- a CDS encoding peptidoglycan-binding protein, with amino-acid sequence MTIVKDIAAKAGVALVALAMIFSAYAPAAQAQSAEDLQKMINDLLAQIASLQAQVGQGGSTTASGFTWTRDLSTGSTGADVMELQKFLNADPDTRVAAAGSVGSAGMETEYYGPATAAAVSKFQVKYRSEILSPAGLVNPTGYFGPSTRNKANALNTVVVPPVADDEDEDMDEDEDMDEEEEEDTTLSGEASLDTFNINSAADDTIEEGSEDAELAEFELEFTDGDALISRIDVQLLADGQSNTNTVKPWDAFDTLSLWVDGEKVAEEDADNEDDYLDEDLGTFRFSGLDIFGAEDDRFDVVLAGSVQNNLDAAELTTWNVSMEALRFFDADDVSTTENSGQDFGVNENFTLEEAGNDDELIVKTSANDPTSTTFEVEDDADSDWYEVFIFDLDTDDSVNDIALDNIYVTVAVSSTTYNTIVDDAELVIDGTTIDDVTVTNGGTATATLNFNVDKDVTIDAGDRVEAALKLKFNSLAVALEGTTVMAEVTSANADANVAEGGDDLDNTAPDQLRGSAAGDTHTLRTSGIDTIMSDDKSPSTQTVDANDSTKNYGSYVVELEVTAFGEDAWVPLTATRNASSTVGIAYEIEDDTGASVATGTVTQSVQRVSGGTIEGNYVHISEGDTAKLKLTVTYDPVASGQFRAQILSVGFNDTSAATPTQTDSTLPEEDFETNTYLITN